The nucleotide sequence TCAGCAAGCTGCTAAAGTACGTAAAGTAAAACGTGCAGAGTCTGGAATGATTATCGATCCTGTTACTTTACCTTTAACATCTACTGTAAAAGATGCTAAAGCTGCTATGAAAGAATATGGTATTGGTGGTATTCCAATTGTTGACGAAAATCAAACCTTAAAAGGAATCGTTACTAATCGTGATTTGCGTTTTGAGAAAAACAATGCAAGACCTATTATTGAGGTAATGACTAGTGAAAACCTAATCACTGTGGCGGAAGGTACTTCCTTAGAACAAGCTGAAGTAGTATTACAAGGTCACAAAATCGAAAAATTACCTGTTGTAAGTAAAGACAATAAGTTAGTAGGTTTAATTACTTTTAGAGATATTACTAAATTAACACAAAAACCTATTGCTAATAAAGATGTTTACGGACGTTTGCGTGTAGCGGCTGCTATTGGTGTTACTGGTGATGCTGTTCAAAGAGCAGAAGCTTTAGTTAACGCTGGAGTTGATGCTATTATTATTGATACGGCTCATGGTCATACTCAAGGAGTGGTAAACACGTTGAAAGAAGTAAAATCAAAATTCCCTCAAATTGATGTTATTGTTGGAAATATAGCTACTCCAGAAGCAGCTAAGTATTTAGTTGAAAATGGAGCTGATGGTGTGAAAGTGGGTATTGGACCAGGTTCAATCTGTACGACTCGTATCGTAGCTGGTGTTGGTTTTCCTCAATTCTCTGCAGTGTTAGAAGTAGCAGCTGCCTTGGAAGGAACTGGAGTGCCAGTAATTGCTGATGGTGGAATTCGTTACACAGGAGATATTCCTAAAGCTTTGGCTGCTGGTGCTGACTGTGTGATGTTAGGTTCTCTTTTAGCTGGTACAAAAGAATCTCCTGGAGAAACAATTATTTTCGAAGGTAGAAAATTCAAATCATACCGTGGTATGGGGTCAGTTGAGGCTATGCAAGGTGGTTCTAAAGACCGTTATTTTCAAGATGTAGAAGATGATGTTAAGAAATTAGTTCCAGAAGGAATTGTAGGTCGTGTGCCATACAAAGGAGAATTAAACGAAAGTATGTTACAATTTATTGGAGGTCTTCGTGCTGGTATGGGGTACTGTGGAGCTAAAGACATTCCAACATTGAAAGCAACAGGACGTTTTGTTCGTATTACTTCAAGTGGAATCAACGAAAGTCACCCACACAACGTAACTATTACTAAAGAAGCGCCAAATTATTCAAGATAATTTTAGCGATATTGATATAAGTAAAAAGGCAAAAGTTTTATAACTTTTGCCTTTTTTATTTGCCCCCAAAATAGTTAAAAGGATGTACTTTAGTGTATTTTGCTTTCGCTTGGGTGATAAAGTGTTGCTAACTTTAATTTAGATTAAAATCTAAATTATTATCTGCAAAAATCTGCCAAATCTACGTGCACTATTTTTTTTACGCAGATTTTCAAAAGAGTTAGATTGAATTTTAAAGATTCAAAGGATTGATTCTATCTAACTTCTTTTTTTGAATCGGATAAATGAAAGCCACAAATTCACGAATTAAATTTCGTAATTTGTGAATTCGTGGCTATTCTAAATCATATAATCTAGTCGCTTCACCAAGTTAGCAACACTAACGTTAAAGTCTCAAAACCATTTTCTTGAAATCTATGGTAAATATAGTGTTTCTACATGCAGACTTTCAGTCCATAGTGGTTTAGCTTTGATATAGTTGTTTAAGTTAATGATCCACTTAAACTCTATAAAGCTGTTTTCTTAATAGTAGTAAAAGTTTATTTATTTCTCATGAAATAAGTCATTCAATAATTTTTTGTTCCCTACAATCCAAAGGTTGTCATTTTTTTCAAGAACGATATTCGATTCGGGATTTAGAATTCGGTTACCATTACGTTCGATACCAACAATCAAACCATTGGTGCGTTCACGAAGTTTGGAGCGTCCAATACTTAAGCCAATAAAGTCTTCGTTATGTAATTCTATTTGGCGTAATACAATCTCATCCTGTGGTGTTATTTTAG is from Flavobacterium sp. NG2 and encodes:
- the guaB gene encoding IMP dehydrogenase — encoded protein: MIAHNTKIIGEGLTYDDVLLVPNYSNVLPREVSIQSKFSRNITLNVPIVSAAMDTVTESAMAIAMAQEGGIGVLHKNMTIDQQAAKVRKVKRAESGMIIDPVTLPLTSTVKDAKAAMKEYGIGGIPIVDENQTLKGIVTNRDLRFEKNNARPIIEVMTSENLITVAEGTSLEQAEVVLQGHKIEKLPVVSKDNKLVGLITFRDITKLTQKPIANKDVYGRLRVAAAIGVTGDAVQRAEALVNAGVDAIIIDTAHGHTQGVVNTLKEVKSKFPQIDVIVGNIATPEAAKYLVENGADGVKVGIGPGSICTTRIVAGVGFPQFSAVLEVAAALEGTGVPVIADGGIRYTGDIPKALAAGADCVMLGSLLAGTKESPGETIIFEGRKFKSYRGMGSVEAMQGGSKDRYFQDVEDDVKKLVPEGIVGRVPYKGELNESMLQFIGGLRAGMGYCGAKDIPTLKATGRFVRITSSGINESHPHNVTITKEAPNYSR